Proteins from one Arthrobacter sp. DNA4 genomic window:
- a CDS encoding glycoside hydrolase family 15 protein, which yields MARIEDYAVVGDLQTGALVSKEGSIDWLCLPRFDSPACFNALLDTPDSGRWLLAPEGGGACTRRSYRDGSLVLDTEWETPDGTVRVTDFMPPRDSVADIVRIVEGISGTVKMRGELVLRFDYGHIVPWVRKDKRGLHAIAGPDAVYLVTPAPLHGENMHTVSDFTVSAGEKVPFVLTWAPSHVGRPVSVDAEDVLESTYAFWRGWSSQCTVKGKYQDAVVRSLVTLKALTYAPTGGIVAAVTTSLPEQPGGQRNWDYRYCWLRDAAMTLQALLAAGYTAEAAAWRDWLLRAVTGDPADLQIMYGIHGERRLPEMELPWLKGYENSAPVRIGNAAAEQFQLDVWGEVLDCLALTRNSLLKHTDEAWDVQIALMEHLETIWDQPDNGLWEMRGPRRHFTHSKVMAWVAADRMVKGVRESGLPGPVERWEALREQIRGDIMANGFDARRNTFVQSYGRPELDASLLLIPRVGFLPNDDPKVIGTIDAIQRELTQDGFVLRYKPEESDDGLPGDEGVFLACSFWMVEALLGAGRHEESRELFERLLELRNDVGLLSEEWAVKAGRQLGNTPQAFSHFALVTSALELHQDTVRRSDTPLPSAQADTR from the coding sequence ATGGCGCGAATCGAAGACTATGCGGTAGTTGGCGACCTTCAAACAGGGGCGCTGGTCAGCAAGGAAGGCTCGATTGACTGGCTCTGCCTCCCGCGGTTCGATTCCCCGGCGTGCTTCAACGCGCTGCTGGATACCCCTGACTCGGGTCGCTGGCTGCTGGCGCCGGAGGGCGGCGGAGCGTGCACCCGGCGGAGCTACCGCGACGGCAGCCTGGTGCTGGATACGGAGTGGGAGACGCCGGACGGAACCGTGCGGGTCACAGACTTCATGCCGCCCAGGGATTCGGTTGCTGACATTGTCCGCATCGTGGAGGGCATCAGCGGCACCGTCAAGATGCGCGGGGAGTTGGTCCTGAGGTTCGACTACGGCCACATCGTGCCGTGGGTCCGCAAGGACAAGCGCGGGCTGCACGCCATTGCCGGCCCGGACGCCGTCTACCTGGTCACCCCTGCGCCCCTGCACGGCGAGAACATGCACACCGTCAGCGATTTCACCGTGAGCGCCGGCGAGAAGGTGCCGTTCGTGCTGACCTGGGCACCAAGCCACGTGGGACGGCCGGTCAGCGTTGATGCCGAGGACGTCCTTGAGAGCACCTACGCATTCTGGCGGGGCTGGTCCTCGCAGTGCACCGTCAAGGGGAAGTACCAGGACGCGGTGGTCCGCTCCCTGGTGACGCTCAAGGCGCTCACCTATGCCCCCACCGGGGGAATCGTCGCCGCCGTCACCACATCCCTTCCGGAGCAGCCGGGCGGCCAGCGGAACTGGGATTACCGCTACTGCTGGCTGCGGGATGCCGCCATGACCCTGCAGGCCCTGCTGGCCGCCGGATACACCGCCGAGGCGGCCGCCTGGCGGGACTGGCTGCTCCGGGCCGTGACCGGCGACCCCGCCGACCTGCAGATCATGTACGGAATCCATGGCGAGCGGCGGCTGCCCGAGATGGAGCTGCCCTGGCTGAAGGGCTACGAGAACTCGGCGCCCGTCCGGATCGGAAACGCGGCGGCGGAGCAGTTCCAGCTGGACGTGTGGGGCGAGGTCCTTGACTGCCTCGCGCTGACCCGGAACTCGCTGCTGAAGCACACTGATGAGGCCTGGGACGTGCAGATTGCCCTGATGGAGCACCTGGAAACCATCTGGGACCAGCCGGACAACGGGCTCTGGGAGATGCGCGGGCCGCGCCGGCATTTCACCCACTCCAAGGTGATGGCGTGGGTGGCCGCGGACCGGATGGTGAAGGGCGTGCGGGAGTCCGGGCTGCCGGGGCCGGTGGAGCGCTGGGAGGCGCTGCGGGAGCAGATCCGCGGGGACATCATGGCCAACGGTTTCGATGCCAGGCGCAATACTTTTGTGCAGTCCTACGGACGGCCGGAGCTCGATGCCAGCCTGCTGCTGATTCCCAGGGTGGGTTTCCTGCCGAACGACGACCCCAAGGTCATAGGAACCATCGACGCCATTCAGCGGGAGCTGACCCAGGACGGTTTTGTGCTGCGATACAAGCCGGAAGAGAGCGACGACGGCCTGCCGGGCGACGAGGGCGTCTTCCTGGCGTGCTCATTCTGGATGGTGGAGGCGCTCCTGGGAGCCGGGCGCCATGAGGAATCGCGCGAACTCTTCGAACGCCTGCTGGAACTGCGCAACGACGTGGGGCTGCTGAGCGAGGAATGGGCGGTGAAAGCCGGGCGCCAACTGGGCAACACACCGCAGGCATTCAGCCACTTCGCCCTTGTGACTAGCGCCCTGGAGCTTCATCAGGATACGGTTCGGCGCAGTGACACCCCCCTTCCGTCTGCACAGGCGGATACGCGCTGA
- a CDS encoding DUF72 domain-containing protein, which produces MAIHIGTSGWSYDHWENVLYPPGLPVRDRLQCYVARFSTVELNASFYRWPRDTTFAGWNRRLPPGFSMSVKAPRGLTHARKLYSPEVWIERITRCWHELGDKRAVLLVQMPPQLERDDARLDYFLAALPSWIRVAVEFRHPSWDCPEVFTLLERHQAAYCIMSGANLPCILRTTAPFAYVRLHGPDHEHLYGGSYSDADMHWWADRIREWDGAGIDVYAYFNNDGGGNAVRNAETLRAFLGVS; this is translated from the coding sequence ATGGCAATCCATATCGGCACCTCCGGCTGGAGCTACGACCACTGGGAAAACGTCCTGTACCCGCCCGGGTTGCCCGTCCGGGACAGGCTCCAGTGCTACGTCGCCAGGTTCAGCACGGTGGAACTGAACGCCAGCTTCTACCGGTGGCCCCGGGACACCACCTTCGCAGGCTGGAACAGGCGCCTCCCGCCCGGATTCAGCATGTCCGTCAAGGCACCCCGCGGGCTGACCCATGCACGCAAGCTCTATTCACCGGAAGTGTGGATTGAACGCATCACCAGGTGCTGGCATGAGCTGGGGGACAAACGGGCCGTGCTCCTGGTCCAGATGCCGCCGCAGCTGGAGCGCGACGACGCCCGGCTGGACTATTTCCTGGCTGCCCTCCCCTCCTGGATCAGGGTGGCCGTGGAGTTCAGGCACCCCAGTTGGGACTGCCCCGAAGTGTTCACCCTGCTGGAGCGGCACCAGGCGGCCTACTGCATCATGAGCGGCGCCAACCTCCCGTGCATCCTGCGGACCACGGCGCCGTTCGCCTACGTCCGGCTTCACGGGCCGGACCACGAACACCTGTATGGCGGCTCCTACTCGGACGCAGACATGCACTGGTGGGCAGACCGCATCCGCGAGTGGGACGGCGCGGGCATCGACGTGTACGCCTACTTCAACAACGACGGCGGCGGGAACGCTGTGCGGAACGCCGAGACCCTGCGGGCTTTCCTGGGCGTCAGCTGA
- a CDS encoding App1 family protein yields MDTAPQNPAQDAAHAPRQNKKGQYALSGSQFFRLAHRLSDAVNDVRITLAKRWDFVPQTIAYQGYGSTTRVRVLGRVLLTQKPLPGSKAEHEAKNGNQNIRGWRAFTGVPLQFTDVEITIGDVVTHVTADRGGLIDTEVDVQLSPGWHTAVLRAEGTEPAEALIQVIAPGVQFGIVSDIDDTVMVTALPRPFLALWNTFVLSERARMATPGMAVLLDRLTIEHPEAPVIYLSTGPWNAAPTLGRFLTRNMYPKGALLLTDWGLTQDRWFRSGQDHKHRNLERLAEEFPDMRWLLIGDNGQHDEAIYSAFAAGNPEKVAAIAIRQLSVSESVFAGGHSEDGDHTTSRVPWIYSPDGAGIAKQLALLDLLRG; encoded by the coding sequence ATGGACACGGCTCCGCAGAACCCAGCCCAGGACGCGGCACACGCACCGCGGCAGAACAAAAAAGGCCAGTACGCGCTGTCGGGAAGCCAGTTCTTCCGGCTGGCGCACCGGCTCTCTGATGCGGTCAACGATGTCCGGATCACCCTCGCCAAACGGTGGGACTTCGTGCCGCAGACCATCGCCTACCAGGGCTACGGTTCCACCACCCGGGTACGGGTACTGGGGCGCGTGCTGCTGACCCAGAAGCCGCTGCCGGGGAGCAAAGCCGAGCACGAAGCGAAAAACGGGAACCAGAACATCCGGGGCTGGCGCGCCTTCACGGGGGTGCCGCTGCAGTTTACCGACGTCGAAATCACCATCGGTGACGTCGTCACCCACGTTACGGCGGACCGGGGCGGACTCATCGACACCGAGGTGGATGTCCAGCTGTCTCCTGGCTGGCACACGGCAGTCCTGCGCGCGGAGGGAACCGAGCCGGCGGAAGCACTGATCCAGGTCATCGCGCCCGGCGTGCAATTCGGCATCGTCTCCGACATTGACGACACCGTCATGGTGACCGCCCTGCCGCGGCCGTTCCTTGCACTGTGGAACACCTTCGTGCTCAGCGAACGGGCGCGCATGGCCACGCCGGGAATGGCCGTGCTGCTGGACCGGCTGACCATTGAGCACCCTGAAGCTCCTGTCATCTACCTGTCCACCGGCCCCTGGAACGCCGCCCCCACGCTGGGGCGCTTCCTGACCCGCAACATGTACCCCAAGGGCGCGCTGCTGTTGACGGACTGGGGCCTTACCCAGGACCGCTGGTTCCGCAGCGGCCAGGACCACAAGCACCGCAACCTGGAGCGGCTCGCCGAGGAATTCCCGGACATGCGGTGGCTCCTGATCGGCGACAACGGCCAGCATGATGAGGCCATCTACTCCGCCTTCGCCGCGGGGAACCCGGAAAAGGTTGCGGCCATCGCCATCCGGCAGCTGTCCGTCAGCGAATCGGTCTTCGCCGGCGGCCACTCCGAGGACGGCGACCACACCACCTCCCGGGTGCCGTGGATCTACTCCCCGGACGGCGCCGGCATCGCCAAGCAGCTCGCCTTGCTGGACCTGCTCCGGGGCTGA
- a CDS encoding glycoside hydrolase family 1 protein has product MHITAKDLAALIPPGFTLGVATAAFQIEGALEEDGRGPSGWDRFAARPGAIVEDHSPVVATDHYHRMPQDVALLKQLGVDSYRFSFSWPRIQPGGTGPANRAGLAFYDRLLDELLANGISPMATIYHWDTPLELDEAGGWMNRDTAYRLGEYAAIVAEAFGDRVARWVTINEPATVSANGYAFGLHSPGKELALGAFPTVHHQLLGHGLAVQALRAAKVPGEIGMTNVYSPMVPNSINPLDKISAGAMDLGQNRLYADPVLTGKYPDLIRAAKFFSSFDHPEEDMEIISQPLDFYGLNYYMPTKVAAGPGGGTVPSSMAEAMGSDLNATGSGATPFHVEAWPEADITAYGWPVKPEYMAVALKEMAERYPNLPPVIITEGGASFEDIIVRDKSTNTRFIPDERRLKYISDHLETALRATAPGGVAESVDLRGYYVWSFLDNFEWSAGYKQPFGLLHVDFETLDRTPKASYFWYQELIEERDLAAAADATIAQAVVPDLLGGGDSLDNGDLLDSGDLLDSGELLGNEAPDDGAPLGAGA; this is encoded by the coding sequence ATGCACATCACCGCCAAGGACCTCGCAGCACTCATCCCCCCGGGGTTCACCCTTGGCGTCGCAACCGCAGCATTCCAGATTGAAGGGGCGCTGGAAGAGGATGGCCGCGGGCCCTCGGGCTGGGACAGGTTCGCGGCCAGGCCCGGCGCCATCGTGGAGGACCACAGCCCCGTGGTGGCCACGGACCATTACCACCGGATGCCGCAGGACGTGGCCCTTCTGAAGCAGTTGGGCGTCGATTCCTACCGGTTCTCCTTCTCCTGGCCGCGCATCCAGCCCGGCGGGACCGGCCCCGCCAACCGGGCAGGGCTGGCGTTTTATGACCGGCTCCTGGATGAGCTCCTGGCCAACGGGATCTCGCCCATGGCCACCATCTACCACTGGGACACGCCCCTGGAACTGGATGAAGCAGGCGGCTGGATGAACCGGGACACCGCCTACCGGCTGGGGGAGTACGCAGCCATCGTGGCTGAGGCGTTCGGGGACCGGGTGGCCCGCTGGGTCACCATCAACGAACCGGCAACCGTGAGCGCGAATGGCTACGCATTCGGCCTGCACTCACCCGGCAAGGAGCTTGCCCTGGGCGCCTTCCCCACCGTCCACCACCAGCTGCTGGGCCACGGGCTCGCCGTCCAGGCCCTGCGCGCTGCCAAGGTGCCTGGCGAAATCGGGATGACCAACGTCTACTCGCCCATGGTGCCGAACTCGATCAACCCGCTGGACAAGATCAGCGCCGGGGCCATGGACCTGGGCCAGAACCGGCTCTACGCGGACCCGGTCCTGACGGGCAAATACCCCGACCTGATCCGCGCCGCGAAGTTCTTCAGCTCCTTCGACCACCCCGAAGAGGACATGGAGATCATTTCCCAACCCCTGGACTTCTACGGGCTTAACTACTACATGCCCACCAAGGTGGCGGCGGGACCCGGCGGCGGCACGGTCCCGTCAAGCATGGCGGAAGCCATGGGCAGCGACCTCAACGCCACGGGCAGCGGCGCAACGCCATTCCACGTGGAAGCCTGGCCGGAAGCGGACATCACCGCCTACGGGTGGCCGGTCAAGCCGGAGTACATGGCCGTGGCACTGAAGGAGATGGCCGAGCGGTACCCCAACCTGCCTCCCGTGATCATCACCGAAGGCGGTGCCAGCTTCGAGGACATCATCGTCCGGGACAAGTCCACCAACACCCGGTTCATCCCGGATGAGCGGCGGCTGAAGTACATCTCCGACCACCTTGAAACCGCACTGCGCGCCACGGCGCCCGGCGGCGTGGCGGAGTCCGTTGACCTGCGTGGCTACTACGTGTGGTCCTTCCTGGACAACTTCGAGTGGTCCGCCGGCTACAAGCAGCCCTTTGGCCTGCTGCACGTGGACTTCGAAACACTGGACCGCACGCCCAAGGCATCCTACTTCTGGTACCAGGAGCTCATCGAGGAACGTGACCTGGCTGCCGCTGCCGACGCCACGATCGCCCAGGCAGTGGTTCCGGATCTGCTGGGCGGCGGGGATTCGCTGGACAATGGGGATTTGCTGGACAGCGGGGATTTGCTCGACAGCGGGGAGCTGTTGGGCAATGAAGCGCCCGACGACGGCGCACCCCTGGGTGCCGGCGCGTAG
- a CDS encoding J domain-containing protein, with product MNDIPDYYTILGVGRDATRQEISHAYRALMRSHHPDMDGAQADGNNQARGSQPAVAGTPGQRDELLGIMQAFNVLRDPGRRADYDRRLAAGAPTVVPVRKVRSTGAPSGPAIRVTPVRWESGPWA from the coding sequence ATGAACGACATTCCCGATTACTACACCATCCTCGGCGTGGGCCGGGATGCCACCCGGCAGGAAATCTCCCATGCGTACCGGGCCCTCATGCGCAGCCACCATCCGGACATGGACGGCGCGCAGGCGGACGGGAACAACCAGGCAAGGGGGAGCCAGCCGGCGGTGGCGGGCACCCCCGGGCAGCGTGACGAGCTCCTGGGGATCATGCAGGCGTTCAACGTGCTGCGTGACCCCGGACGCCGGGCCGATTACGACCGGCGGCTGGCGGCAGGGGCGCCCACCGTCGTCCCGGTCCGGAAAGTCCGCAGCACCGGCGCCCCGTCCGGGCCTGCCATCCGTGTCACGCCGGTGCGGTGGGAAAGCGGGCCCTGGGCCTGA
- a CDS encoding Hsp20/alpha crystallin family protein — MLMRTDPFRELDRLTQQVFGTAARPAAMPMDAWQEDGEFVVAFDLPGVKVDSLDLNVERNVLTVRAERQDPTQPNVELVASERPRGVFSRQLILGDTLDTDKIKASYDQGVLTLRIPVAERAKPRRIEIQTGQGGMQQINT, encoded by the coding sequence ATGTTGATGCGTACTGACCCGTTCCGTGAGCTGGACCGGCTCACGCAGCAGGTCTTTGGGACCGCCGCCCGTCCGGCAGCCATGCCCATGGATGCCTGGCAGGAGGACGGCGAATTCGTGGTGGCGTTCGACCTTCCCGGCGTGAAGGTGGATTCGCTGGACCTGAACGTCGAGCGGAACGTCCTGACGGTGCGGGCCGAGCGCCAGGACCCCACGCAGCCCAATGTGGAGCTGGTGGCCTCTGAGCGCCCCCGCGGCGTGTTCAGCCGCCAACTGATCCTGGGCGACACCCTGGACACCGACAAGATCAAGGCCAGCTACGACCAGGGCGTCCTGACCCTGCGGATACCGGTTGCTGAACGGGCCAAGCCGCGCAGGATCGAAATCCAGACCGGGCAGGGCGGGATGCAGCAGATCAACACGTAG
- a CDS encoding MerR family transcriptional regulator: MAEPDAGRPARSAGLRALYAISVAAELTGTGQQNIRLYETKGLLTPSRTAGGTRQYSDDDIAVLQRIGELLEEGLNLAGVAKVLELEAANVKLHRALKRAKSRPQ, encoded by the coding sequence ATGGCAGAACCTGACGCGGGACGGCCTGCGCGCTCCGCCGGCTTACGGGCGCTGTACGCCATCTCGGTGGCCGCAGAGCTCACGGGAACCGGGCAGCAGAACATCAGGCTGTACGAAACCAAGGGGCTGCTGACCCCGTCGAGGACGGCAGGCGGCACCCGGCAGTACAGCGATGACGACATCGCCGTACTGCAGCGGATCGGCGAGCTCCTCGAGGAGGGGCTGAACCTGGCAGGCGTTGCCAAGGTCCTGGAGCTGGAGGCGGCGAACGTGAAACTGCACAGGGCCCTGAAGCGCGCCAAATCGCGGCCGCAGTGA
- a CDS encoding phosphatase PAP2 family protein — protein sequence MAQKSAGSAVTERNSGRWHTFHEKFVVEERYIDPADRRRLYRASVILAVVGLALFIATLVSVVQAGGLTVADQPVHDWLLTTRSAALTAFMIFLAVFFGPIALPIIVLVVILVWGFAAKHAWRPILLASAMLTGVIISQIILHIVQRSRPPVDQMLFGADQTFSYPSGHVLGACDFLLVGAYLIFSRRRNPRSAVFGFIGAGIGIILAIASRLYLGYHWPTDTLASFSLSLLILGGVIALDTWRTARIPGEPVTGELSKEDSARE from the coding sequence TTGGCACAGAAATCAGCAGGTTCCGCAGTCACCGAGAGAAACTCCGGCAGGTGGCACACCTTCCATGAGAAGTTCGTGGTGGAGGAGCGCTACATCGACCCTGCCGACCGGCGGCGCCTTTACCGTGCATCGGTCATCCTGGCCGTGGTGGGGCTGGCACTCTTTATCGCCACGCTGGTCAGCGTGGTGCAGGCCGGCGGCCTTACCGTTGCAGACCAGCCGGTGCACGACTGGCTGCTGACAACCCGCTCAGCGGCACTTACCGCCTTCATGATCTTCCTGGCCGTGTTCTTCGGCCCCATCGCCCTGCCCATCATCGTGCTGGTGGTGATCCTCGTCTGGGGCTTCGCGGCCAAACACGCTTGGCGCCCCATCCTGCTGGCGTCCGCGATGCTGACCGGGGTGATCATCTCCCAGATCATCCTGCACATCGTCCAGCGCTCGCGGCCTCCCGTGGACCAAATGCTGTTCGGTGCGGACCAGACCTTCTCCTACCCGTCCGGGCACGTCCTGGGAGCCTGCGACTTCCTGTTGGTGGGCGCCTACCTGATCTTCTCCCGGCGCCGGAACCCGCGGTCAGCGGTCTTCGGTTTCATCGGGGCCGGGATCGGAATCATCCTCGCCATCGCCAGCCGGCTCTACCTGGGCTACCACTGGCCCACGGACACCCTTGCATCGTTTTCACTGTCGTTGCTCATCCTGGGCGGAGTCATCGCGCTGGACACCTGGCGGACTGCGCGAATCCCTGGGGAGCCGGTCACGGGAGAGCTGTCGAAGGAAGATTCCGCCCGGGAGTAA
- a CDS encoding S8 family serine peptidase, with amino-acid sequence MLPALTALLSAAALSTAALPAAAAPVAAAVTVQPAAATGRYIVQYAPSADVTAEAAGLRGQGLAVGRTFEHAIHGAVVTATPAQAAALARSGKVLSVEPDAPVKLSGTEQPAPWGLDRADQRALPLSGSYSWTGSGAGVTAYVVDTGILASHTDFGGRVAAGWTAVADGNGTTDCNGHGTHVAGTVAGSTYGVAKSATLVPVRVLDCSGSGYNSDVVTGLDWIAANHAAGTPAAANLSLGGAASSTVDNAVQAVLADGVTTVVAAGNSAVDACTGSPARVPGAVTVAASDSTDKQASFSNFGSCVDLYAPGVGITSDYYTSTTATASMSGTSMAAPHTAGAAALLLSQNPALAPADVAAALAANATAGVVTGATAGTPNRLLFTGADAAAPAPTVTSVSPAAKATAVAAGTNVAATFSAAVQGVSATTFVLKNAAGASIAGTVTYNATTRTATLDPAANLAADTTYTATLTGGTSAIRDAAGTPLATTSWSFTTGPAPTLTSYTPGSNALLVRRNSNVSATFSEAVQGTGTTTFTLKDASTGALVAASVYRNGTTNQWILDPLEPLAAKARYTVTLVGGASGIRDLAGNPLASRSWQFTTGSY; translated from the coding sequence GTGCTGCCTGCCCTCACGGCGCTGCTTTCCGCCGCCGCCCTTTCCACGGCGGCCCTTCCCGCTGCCGCTGCTCCTGTCGCGGCTGCTGTCACTGTCCAGCCCGCCGCCGCAACCGGCCGCTACATCGTCCAGTACGCCCCCTCTGCAGACGTCACCGCCGAGGCGGCCGGACTGCGCGGCCAGGGCCTCGCCGTCGGCCGCACTTTTGAGCACGCAATCCATGGTGCCGTTGTCACCGCAACTCCCGCCCAGGCAGCAGCCCTTGCCAGGTCGGGGAAGGTGCTGTCCGTGGAACCGGACGCCCCCGTCAAGCTTTCCGGAACCGAGCAGCCGGCCCCCTGGGGCCTGGACCGTGCCGACCAGCGGGCACTGCCGCTCTCCGGCAGCTACTCGTGGACCGGGTCCGGCGCCGGTGTGACGGCCTACGTGGTGGACACCGGCATCCTGGCCTCGCACACCGACTTTGGCGGCCGCGTGGCGGCGGGCTGGACCGCCGTGGCGGACGGCAACGGCACCACAGACTGCAACGGCCACGGCACCCACGTGGCCGGAACTGTGGCCGGGTCCACGTACGGCGTCGCCAAGAGCGCCACCCTGGTGCCGGTCAGGGTGCTGGACTGCAGCGGGTCGGGCTACAACTCGGACGTGGTGACCGGCCTGGACTGGATCGCCGCAAACCATGCCGCCGGAACACCGGCCGCGGCCAACCTCAGCCTCGGCGGAGCGGCCAGCAGCACGGTGGACAACGCCGTCCAGGCCGTCCTGGCTGACGGCGTCACTACTGTGGTGGCCGCAGGCAACTCCGCTGTGGACGCCTGCACAGGCTCACCTGCCCGCGTCCCCGGGGCCGTCACCGTGGCGGCCAGCGATTCCACCGACAAGCAGGCATCGTTCTCCAACTTTGGGTCCTGCGTCGACCTGTATGCTCCCGGCGTCGGCATCACCTCCGACTACTACACCTCCACCACGGCCACGGCCTCCATGTCCGGGACGTCCATGGCGGCTCCCCATACCGCCGGCGCCGCAGCCCTGCTGCTCTCGCAGAACCCTGCCCTGGCACCGGCCGACGTGGCCGCGGCACTGGCAGCCAATGCCACCGCCGGGGTGGTCACCGGTGCCACCGCGGGGACCCCGAACCGCCTGCTGTTTACGGGCGCGGACGCCGCGGCTCCTGCCCCGACCGTCACCTCGGTTTCGCCGGCCGCCAAGGCCACTGCTGTGGCCGCGGGCACGAATGTGGCGGCCACGTTCAGCGCCGCCGTCCAGGGCGTGTCCGCCACGACCTTCGTGCTCAAAAACGCCGCAGGGGCCAGCATCGCCGGCACCGTCACATACAACGCAACCACCAGGACCGCCACCCTTGACCCGGCCGCAAACCTCGCCGCGGACACCACCTACACGGCCACCCTGACCGGCGGAACCTCTGCCATCCGGGACGCCGCAGGCACACCACTGGCCACCACCAGCTGGAGTTTCACTACCGGCCCGGCGCCCACCCTCACCAGCTACACCCCGGGCAGCAACGCGCTCCTGGTCCGCAGGAACAGCAACGTCAGCGCCACCTTCAGCGAAGCCGTCCAGGGCACCGGCACCACCACCTTCACGCTGAAGGACGCTTCAACCGGCGCCTTGGTGGCAGCCTCCGTCTACCGCAACGGCACCACCAACCAGTGGATCCTCGATCCCCTGGAACCCCTGGCCGCCAAGGCCCGGTATACGGTGACCCTGGTTGGAGGGGCCTCCGGTATCCGCGACCTCGCCGGCAATCCGCTGGCGAGCCGGAGCTGGCAGTTCACCACCGGGTCGTATTGA
- a CDS encoding NAD(P)-dependent oxidoreductase, translated as MRIAVTGGNGKLGRHVVRRLTDDGHQVLSLDRAGERSPGLLVVDLRNYGQVVDALLGVDDRHDGFDAVVHLGAIPAPGILPDAATFENNMLSTYNVFQAARRAGIKKVVYASSETVLGLPFDVDPPYIPVDEEYPPRPESTYSLVKTLEEQMAVEMTRWDPELSITGLRFSNVMDEADYEKFPSFDGDATLRKWNLWGYIDGRDGAQAVARALENAKPGFEAFIIANADTVMSRSSAGLAAEVFPGVKVTKELGEHETMLSIDKARRLLGFEPEHSWRNHAAAGSGAGGGQG; from the coding sequence ATGAGAATTGCCGTTACAGGCGGAAACGGAAAACTGGGGCGGCACGTGGTGCGCCGGCTCACCGACGACGGCCACCAGGTCCTCTCCCTGGACCGCGCAGGCGAGCGCAGCCCGGGGCTCCTGGTGGTGGACCTGCGCAACTACGGGCAGGTAGTGGACGCGCTGCTGGGGGTTGATGACCGGCATGACGGGTTCGACGCCGTGGTGCACCTGGGAGCCATTCCCGCCCCGGGCATCCTTCCGGACGCGGCCACGTTCGAGAACAACATGCTGTCCACTTACAACGTCTTCCAGGCCGCGCGGCGCGCCGGCATCAAGAAGGTGGTGTACGCGTCCAGCGAGACCGTGCTGGGTCTGCCGTTCGACGTCGACCCGCCCTACATCCCGGTGGACGAGGAATACCCGCCGCGGCCGGAAAGCACCTACTCCCTGGTGAAGACGCTGGAGGAGCAGATGGCCGTGGAGATGACGCGGTGGGACCCGGAGTTGAGCATCACGGGCCTGCGGTTCTCCAACGTGATGGACGAGGCCGACTACGAAAAGTTCCCCTCCTTCGATGGGGACGCGACGCTGCGGAAGTGGAACCTGTGGGGCTACATCGACGGCAGGGACGGCGCCCAGGCCGTGGCGCGGGCGCTGGAGAACGCCAAGCCAGGATTCGAGGCCTTCATCATCGCCAATGCCGATACCGTCATGAGCCGGTCAAGCGCCGGTCTCGCAGCTGAGGTGTTCCCGGGCGTCAAGGTCACCAAGGAACTGGGCGAGCACGAAACGATGCTTTCCATCGACAAGGCGCGGCGGCTGCTGGGCTTCGAGCCCGAGCACAGCTGGCGGAACCATGCAGCAGCCGGCTCCGGCGCTGGAGGAGGCCAAGGCTAA
- a CDS encoding adenylate kinase, which translates to MTRLLIIGPPGSGKGTQAEHLARHFQVPAVSTGDIFRSNVSRKTDLGNQAAQYLDGGHFVPDHLTNALVKDRLLEGDARHGFLLDGYPRTAPQATELDAMLAAQGHALDAVIELQAPDAELEERMQRRAAEQGRTDDTIDVFRRRLDLYHRQTHEVVSVYAGRGILVSVNGSGDQGGITAVAIAAVEQFLAAPRPPS; encoded by the coding sequence ATGACCAGGCTTCTCATCATCGGCCCACCGGGCTCCGGCAAGGGGACCCAGGCCGAACACCTGGCACGCCACTTCCAGGTCCCTGCAGTGTCCACCGGCGACATTTTCCGGAGCAACGTCAGCCGGAAGACAGACCTGGGGAACCAGGCTGCGCAGTACCTGGACGGCGGCCACTTCGTACCGGACCACCTCACCAACGCACTGGTCAAAGACCGGCTCCTTGAAGGCGATGCGAGACACGGGTTCCTGCTGGACGGCTACCCCCGCACGGCGCCGCAGGCAACGGAACTGGATGCCATGCTCGCGGCCCAGGGCCATGCGCTGGACGCCGTCATCGAACTGCAGGCGCCGGACGCCGAACTGGAGGAGCGGATGCAGCGCCGCGCTGCCGAACAGGGCCGCACGGATGACACCATCGATGTCTTCCGGCGCCGGCTGGACCTCTACCACCGGCAGACCCATGAAGTAGTCTCGGTGTACGCGGGCCGGGGCATCCTGGTGTCCGTTAACGGCAGCGGCGACCAAGGCGGGATCACCGCAGTGGCAATCGCCGCCGTCGAACAGTTCCTCGCAGCCCCGCGGCCCCCGTCCTGA